The following are encoded in a window of Sporosarcina luteola genomic DNA:
- the guaA gene encoding glutamine-hydrolyzing GMP synthase, which yields MSTAPLLIEQEKIVVLNYGNAYNQLITRTIRELGVYSELHPHTVTAEEIKNMQAVGVILSGGSKEVDYGIDAGIFDLGIPVLGISSGAELIAKQFGGKTEVTEDAADVQEVNMTPASKLFSGLAGKQSVLMGKGNAVSELPTGFTAIATGPDGGTVAFANEEKHLYGVLFHPEAPQSADGKEILSKFVLAVCGAQKSWTMKSFIDIEVEKIRSQVGDRKVLCALSGGVDSSVVATLIHRAIGDQLTCIFVDHGLLRKGEVESVVDTFSNQFHMNFIKVDARKRFLDKLKGVTDPEEKRKVIGNEFIYVFDEESAKLEGIDFLAQGTIYADIIESGTATDEVIKSHHNVGGLPEDMEFELIEPLKALFKDEVRAVGAELGLPADIVQRQPFPGPGLGVRVLGEITEEKLEIVRDADWILRDEIAKAGLDRDIWQYFAVLPNIRSVGKRNEKRSYDHAIGIRAVHSVDGMTADWARIPWDVLEKISTRITSEVDQVNRVVYDITAKPPGTIEWE from the coding sequence TTGTCGACGGCTCCTTTATTGATTGAACAGGAAAAGATTGTAGTACTGAATTATGGTAACGCATATAACCAACTGATCACACGCACAATCCGTGAGCTCGGGGTTTACAGTGAATTGCATCCGCACACGGTTACAGCGGAGGAAATCAAAAATATGCAGGCTGTCGGAGTCATCCTTTCCGGCGGATCAAAGGAAGTTGATTACGGAATCGACGCCGGCATATTCGATCTCGGTATACCTGTACTCGGAATATCCTCAGGTGCGGAACTGATCGCCAAGCAATTCGGCGGAAAAACGGAAGTGACGGAAGATGCCGCGGACGTTCAGGAAGTCAATATGACTCCTGCTTCAAAGCTGTTTTCGGGACTTGCAGGAAAGCAATCCGTCTTAATGGGCAAAGGAAATGCGGTATCTGAATTGCCGACTGGCTTTACAGCAATCGCGACAGGCCCTGACGGCGGAACGGTCGCTTTCGCAAATGAAGAAAAACACCTTTATGGCGTACTGTTCCATCCGGAAGCTCCGCAATCCGCTGATGGCAAAGAAATATTGAGCAAATTCGTGCTCGCGGTTTGCGGCGCACAAAAAAGCTGGACGATGAAAAGTTTCATCGATATCGAAGTTGAAAAAATCCGTTCGCAAGTCGGCGACCGGAAAGTCCTTTGCGCACTAAGCGGCGGCGTCGATTCATCCGTAGTGGCAACGTTGATCCACCGCGCGATCGGCGACCAACTAACTTGCATTTTCGTTGACCACGGCCTTCTTCGTAAAGGTGAAGTGGAAAGCGTCGTCGACACATTCAGCAATCAATTCCATATGAACTTCATTAAAGTCGATGCCCGCAAACGTTTCTTGGACAAGTTGAAAGGCGTCACTGATCCAGAAGAGAAACGGAAAGTGATCGGCAATGAATTCATTTACGTATTCGATGAAGAATCCGCAAAACTTGAAGGAATCGACTTCCTCGCGCAAGGTACGATCTATGCGGACATCATTGAAAGCGGAACTGCGACAGATGAAGTGATCAAATCACATCATAATGTCGGCGGTCTGCCGGAAGACATGGAGTTCGAATTGATCGAGCCGTTGAAAGCATTGTTCAAAGACGAAGTGCGAGCGGTCGGAGCAGAACTTGGCTTGCCCGCTGATATCGTACAGCGCCAGCCGTTCCCGGGCCCAGGCCTCGGCGTTCGGGTACTAGGAGAAATTACGGAAGAGAAGCTTGAAATTGTCCGTGATGCGGACTGGATCCTCCGTGATGAAATCGCGAAAGCAGGACTTGATCGTGATATTTGGCAATACTTCGCAGTCCTGCCGAATATCCGAAGCGTCGGAAAGAGGAATGAAAAACGTTCCTATGACCATGCAATCGGCATTCGCGCTGTTCATTCGGTGGACGGCATGACAGCGGATTGGGCGCGCATCCCTTGGGACGTCCTAGAGAAAATCAGTACACGCATCACATCGGAAGTTGACCAAGTGAATCGTGTTGTCTACGATATTACCGCTAAACCACCGGGCACAATCGAGTGGGAATAA